TGAGGTTTCTCCCGGCTATTTTCGCTCCTAATTTCCACGATATTGTAGTTTGCCTTCTTTCCATTTTTGTTAATTCTGCATACGTCGCAAGTGCATCATCTCCTGATTTTATGCTCTTACTTATTGCTTCTGCTGCAAAAAGTCCCGTTGATAATGCACATGAGATGCCTTCACCGAAGGCATTCAGAAATCCTGCTGCTTCCCCAACCAGAAGTATGTTTCCCCTGCCCAAGTAAAATCTTCCTGTTGTGCACATGTCATTGCCCAGGCAGCCAACTCTCCTTACCAGGTTTCTGAGTTTCAGGCCAAATCTTTTTTTGAGCATCTCCGTATATTTATTCAGGTAAGGATTTATCTTCACACCATTTCTTACAGCGGTTCCAAAGATTTGCAAGTCATTCTTTACATTAAACCATGAATACACATCGCCATATTGTGAATCCAGGAAACCGTTATAGAAACAGGGGTCTAAATCGGAATTGCCTTCATAGTAATTCTGATATGCAACAAACCATTTTAAACCTTTTTCAAACTCAGGGTCAAGCCCTGCCCGGATTATCGACCTGCTGCCTTCGGCACTTATTAAGTATCGGCACGTAATAACGTTCGTTTTGCTATTGGATATATTAGAACATTCCACTATTACGTGTTTCCCTGAATCCTGAAACCCTATCAGGCTACAGCAATCCCGGACTTCTGCCCCTGAGCTTTTGATAAGCCAATCATCATACCCAGAACGCCATACATTGGGTGCACCGCTGCCGTCCTTGCTGAACGGCCAATCGGTATAATGTATCTCATCAGACCAGAATCTTACCCCCTTTAAAATATTTGGGGTAACATATGCGGACTTCGGAATTTTGCCGAAATATTTTTCTGTGATATCCTGCGATTTTTTAAAGATAATACCGGAACACATCTTATATCGGGGGAGTTTCTTTTTTTCTAGCACGAGGACTTTTAGCCCTTCGTTTACTAGCCCTCTGGCTGTGGCTGCACCTGAAGGGCCTGCCCCTATGATTACAACATCATATTCCACCATCCGTAAATAACTCCTGAAATTATGTAAAAAAGAAAAGCTCCTTTCATAGGATGTCTACTTGGGTTGTTTCAGTGGTCAATCCGTAAAAAAGGAGCCGGAAGTGGAAAAAGTTTAGCACATCCCATGAGGGAATACAAGTATCATATTGTGTGGTTGAGAAAACGACGTACTTTTAATTTACGGAAGGTTTTGGGAATAGTGGAAATGGTTGGTAAACTACAAGCATGCCAGTAAGTCGCCAACGAATCCTGTTTGTTTTTAAATACAGGTATTCATATTAGCATTATAGAATCGGAAGGTATCTTTGCCATGTTCCTTGGATAGGTACATCGCAATATCAGCCTGTTTGATGAGACTATCTTTGTTATCAGAATCCAGTGGATAAATGCTAATGCCTATACTCGCGGTGGTATGGAGTTTGTGCTCATTAAGAAAAAAAGGTTGCTGTAATGCATGAATAATTTTGTTTGCTACCGTAGCTGCATTGAGCGCATGATCCAGATCGTGAAGGATAACCATAAATTCATCTCCCCCCAAGCGTGCGATAGTATCACCTTTGCGTATACACCGTGTTAGTCGCTCAGCAACAGCCTTAAGCAGCAAATCGCCCACGGGGTGTCCAAGCGAGTCATTGATGGTTTTAAAACCATCAAGATCAAGGACCATAATAGCCACAATACAACCGGTACGCTTTGCCTGGGTCATCGCTATTTGCAGACGGTCTTGCAATAGATTTCGATTAGGCAGGTTCGTAAGCGTATCGTAGTAGGCCAGGTAATTAATAAGAGCCTCCGTTTGTTTCCGTGCAATTGCATTTCCTATTATTTCTGATGTGATGCGGACCAGAGAAACGTCTTCTTCTTGCCATGCAGCAATAGTTGTGAGATTATCCAAACGGATAAATCCTAACAATTTCTCCTCAATATACAATGGAAAAGCCAGTAGTGATTTAATACCCTGCCTCTCCAGGAACTCTTTTTCAATACTAGCTTCTAGAGGCATTTTAGAAACATCGGTGATATAAATTACATTATCGGCGTGCAGGTTTTTCATCCACCAGGGAAACATTGCAGTCTGCAGATTCTTAATTTCAGGTATAACACCCTCGTCGCACCATTCATGGGTGTTATCCATTATGCTACCGTTATCACAGAACTGAAACAGGCAGACTCTACAGGCACCGCTTAACCTGCCGATATCAGCCAATGAGACATCAATAGCTTTATTAAAGTCTGTAAACTTAACTAACCTGGCAGAAATACCCGCTACGGCTTTTTCAGTATCTATTCTGCGCATGAGGGCTTCCTCCGTCCGCTTAAGCTCAGTAATATCCTGAACGATTCCGTTCATCTGGATTGGTTCCCCCGTATCGCCAAAAATGACTTCAGCTTGTTCATGGACAATGCGTTCCGAGCCGTCAGGTAAAATGATGCGGTGGTTAATGCTGTAGGGTATTTTTTCGTACAAGGCCTTATTGACAGATTCTTTCACAAATTCCCGATCGTCAGGGTGAACTGAGTTCAGAAACGCCTCATATGTAGCGCCAAATTCCAGTGGAGCGAGACCAAATATACGACATACTTCATCAGACCATCGCAATTCATTTGTTACGATATTCCATTCCCAATTCCCTAAATGGGCAATTCGTTGAGCATTGGCGAGGCTTGCTTCGCTTTTTCTTAGTGATTCCTCCACACGCTTGCGGTCTGTGATGTCCAGAATTATACCAATCAAACCAGCAATCTCTCTTTCATGACCATAAAAAACTGCTTTGTGAAAGACGACATCACGTACAGAGCTGTTGCTGGGCTTCACTCGAGCTTCATAAACCTGACTACCCCTATTGCGGAATAAGGCTAAATCCGCTTCATAATAGCAGGCAGCAAGTTCTTTAGGTGCTACTTCATATACTGTTTTACCAATAATTTCTTCCTTCTGCATTCCTAAAAAATCTTCAAATGCCTTATTGCAACCCATATATTTTCCATCTGTGTTCTTGTAAAATATCGGGGCAGGAATCGAATCCATGAGGGTTTGCAGAAACTGTTCATTGTCTTTTCTTGCTTCTTCGATTCTCTTGCGCTCTGATATTTCTCCATATAGTTTATCGGTTTGTTCAAGCGCAGTTTTTTCGTGTGCCACAAGTAACTGCTCCAGAGCGGCTATTTGAGACCTGAGGTATTGAGTTTCTGTATTTTCAATGCTATTTTCCATAATAACACTCTCTTTCCGTTCAAGCGAATCGGAATACCGATTTAAACAAATGCTTCGCCCCTCCACTATGGGAAATTTTTCAAAAAATAAATAATACAAAGCATTTTATATGCAAACAATATACCTTTTAATTAAATTAAACGAGGCCTTTAAAATGTCAAAACACCAGTGGAAGCGAAATAGATATATTTACTAAATACATAAATCAAAAAATATGTCTTTAATTGTGTATAGATACACAAAAATGTTTAACTCAAAAAGAATTTAGGTTTTATTTTTGCTCACATTCCCTTTGATGGTATGAATTTTCCTTAATTATGTATAATTTTTAAACATTTTATTGTGAATCTTGTTTAAAAAAAGAACAAGCTGCATATGAAAGCTGGGTAAGTGAAGTACCAGGTTGTTATCGTATTCACTTTAGGCGTTTATCTTTATTACCTTGTATACCGGTTTCGCTATACCATCAATCCAGACGCCTTGGTTTTCTCGCTGTTTTTTTATTATGCAGATGTTCACGGTTTCATTTCTCTATCTCTCTTTGCCTTTCAGTTATGGGGTAAAGTAGAGAGAAAATCTTCTGCCCCGCTTCCCGATTTATCGGTAGACATATACATTCCTACATATAACGAAGACATTTCCATTATCAAAAAAACGGTACTTGGTTGCGTTGATATAAGGTATCCTCATAAAACGTATATCCTCGATGATGGAAATCGCCCAGAATTAGCCAAGAAGGCGGCAGAATGGGGCTGTGGATATATCACCAGAAAGGAAAGGACGCATGCCAAGGCAGGAAATTTAAATAATGCCCTTCAACTTACCAACGGTGATTTTGTGGTCGTATTTGACACAGATTGTGTTCCTCAACCTGACTTTCTGGATAAGACCCTGGGTTACTTTCAGGATCAAAAGCTTGCCTTCGTCCAAACCCCCCATAATTACTATAATGTTGACTCATTTCAGTTCAGGGTAAACATGGAAAGGGAAAAATATTGGAATGAGCAGAATCTTTTTTACCGGTTAATTATGCCAGGGAGGGATTATTGGAATTCCACCTTTTTTGCCGGAACTGCAGCTATATTCCGAAAAAAAGCCCTGGAAGATATTGGGGGATTTGCCATAGGAAGTATTACTGAAGACCTCCACACGACCATTCATCTCTATGCACGTGGCTGGAAGGGTATTTATCATAACGAGATACTTTCAAATGAACTTGCTGCAAAAGACCTGAAGAATTATCATGTCCAGCAACTCCGGTGGGCGGAGGGAAACATTAGCATGTTTTTTAAGTGTAATCCCCTTATAACAAAGGGGTTAACCGTTCCACAAAGAATCTGTTTTTTTTCCACGATCTTTGGCTGGCTTTTTGGATTGCCCAAATTTATTTACCTTATTATACCACCAGTTGCAATTTTTACCGGGATGAATCCCATACAGTCATTTGATTTCGCTTTTATCTGGAGGTGTGTACTTTTTCTTTGCATACTCGTATTCGGCTTTGAATTTGTGACCCGTGGATATGGCAAAATTATATACTGTGAGTGTTTTAATACGACAAATTTTTTTGTCGTCATTAAGGCAACCGTTAGGAGTCTTTTTGGGCTTTTTGGCTTAAAATCAATTTTCAAGGTGACCGGGAAAGGTACCCATGAATCTGTCAGTATCTCTGATATTATCCCTCAATTGATAATCTGCCTCTTCTGCTTTTCAGGGGCAGTGTGGGGAGGTTTAAAACTCTATTATGGTATGTCTGCTGCTTTTATGGGTATCAGTGCAGCCATCTTCTGGAATATCGCCAATGGGCTTTTAGCCGCTTCTGTAATTGAAAAAGTAACCAAGCCGCACCAGAAGCGCAATAATTTCAGATTTATCGGTTCTGTACCTGTGCGATATTCCCTTATGAATGGCACTAGTTCCGTAAATGGTCTTGGAGTTACTAAGGATATTAATGAAGACGGTATCTCCCTTGTTACATTTACTGCATTGCCAATTGGTAAAAAAATTACTCTTTACATGTACTTAAACCAAACGATTTTGCCCTGTAAAGCTATCATCCTTTACAAGACCAGTAGTGATTTTATACAGGGAAGAATGTTTGTTCATGGTGTAAAAATTGAAGAATTAAACGAAAATGACAGGGATGTAATCAGTCTGTATTGCTTTAACACCATCCTTCCCCGATTTCAACATAAGTTTGGCAAAAAACCTTCTCTTTTTTTGAAAATGCTTTCCAAAGTTTATAGTAAAGAGCGGTTCAGAAAACACGTGCGAAGAAAGATGCCACTCCCTCTTTTCGTTCAAAGCAATGGAAATACTTCTCTAACTGCCGTTACAAATGACATAAGCATGACTGGACTTTCCTTTACCAGTTATGTCCCATTCGAATTGGGGACGATGCTGATCATGGAGGTCTTTACACCATTTGGAACATTAGCTGCTAAAGGAGAGGTAAGGCATGTAAGAGAAATCATGGTGGGACATTCATATTTCGTTGGCGTCAAATTTATTGAACTTCTGCAGTCGAGAAAACATATCCGGAGGAGGATGTCTCTTCCTCTTATTGTTCGAAACAATGAAAATATCTCTCTCACTACTGTTACAAATGATATTAGTATATCCGGACTCTCTTTTACCAGTTATGTTCCACTCGAATTGGGAACAAAACTGACCATGGAGATCTTTACGCCATTTGGGACATTGGCTGCAAAAGGAGGGATAAGGCATACAAAAGAAATTGAGGTTGGGTATTCGTATAATATTGGCGTAGAATTTACCCAATTTTTGACCGCTCAGAAAAACATTCTTTTAGACCGACTCAGAAATACCACCTCTGTTGCCCATGAATGAATACTTCAGCTTAAGTAGGGTGCGTCCCACGCACCAATCCATCAAGAATAAAAAGATCGTTTATATGGACTCGATCAAACTAATACGGAACAAGCGGTTTCTTTTGATCTTTCCACTCGCCTTTTTTGGAATTATCTGGGTCTCTTTCCAGTTGGTTTATAAAACAGAACTCCTTATACAAAACATGTACGGGGGTAATGAACCTCCTGATATTTTACAGGTCATGATGTTATATAACAAAATGACGAAGTCGGCACTAAAGCATAATGAAATCGATTTATATTGTCATCTCTCTCAGATCCTTATGAGGATAGGAAAGAAGAAAGAAGCTGTAAAGGTATTAAACAGGCTTGTAAAGACTGTTCCGGAAAATAGAAACTTGAGGTTATCTCTTGCCATTGAGCTTCATAATCAGAAGAGGTACAGGGAAGCGGAAAAACATTTTGTCGTGCTTCTCAGGGGAAAAAATTGATTGGTGCGTGAGACGCACCAATTCATAAGGAATGTAAAGGGCAATGAAAAGAACGTTATTGGCTTGTATCTTTGGAATAACAACTTTTTGGCATTTGGTCGTATCTCTTGAGGCATTTGAGAAGGAAGAGGATGAATCGTTACTCTTTTTAATGGCTGCCCGAAATGCAGCGAAGGCAGGGTGGGCCAATAAAGCCATTCAACGGTATGACGCTTATCTCAGAAAAAATCCTGACGATGAGGTTGTTGTGCTGGAATTTGCAGATTTTTTGCAGGAGAGTGGACATTACCGTAAAGCAGAAGCCCATTATGATACTTTAATTCAAAGGATAGGGCATGTACTTGAGAGGAAGAATGGTTTT
The sequence above is a segment of the Candidatus Brocadia sp. genome. Coding sequences within it:
- a CDS encoding NAD(P)/FAD-dependent oxidoreductase, which gives rise to MVEYDVVIIGAGPSGAATARGLVNEGLKVLVLEKKKLPRYKMCSGIIFKKSQDITEKYFGKIPKSAYVTPNILKGVRFWSDEIHYTDWPFSKDGSGAPNVWRSGYDDWLIKSSGAEVRDCCSLIGFQDSGKHVIVECSNISNSKTNVITCRYLISAEGSRSIIRAGLDPEFEKGLKWFVAYQNYYEGNSDLDPCFYNGFLDSQYGDVYSWFNVKNDLQIFGTAVRNGVKINPYLNKYTEMLKKRFGLKLRNLVRRVGCLGNDMCTTGRFYLGRGNILLVGEAAGFLNAFGEGISCALSTGLFAAEAISKSIKSGDDALATYAELTKMERRQTTISWKLGAKIAGRNLMPL
- a CDS encoding glycosyltransferase gives rise to the protein MKYQVVIVFTLGVYLYYLVYRFRYTINPDALVFSLFFYYADVHGFISLSLFAFQLWGKVERKSSAPLPDLSVDIYIPTYNEDISIIKKTVLGCVDIRYPHKTYILDDGNRPELAKKAAEWGCGYITRKERTHAKAGNLNNALQLTNGDFVVVFDTDCVPQPDFLDKTLGYFQDQKLAFVQTPHNYYNVDSFQFRVNMEREKYWNEQNLFYRLIMPGRDYWNSTFFAGTAAIFRKKALEDIGGFAIGSITEDLHTTIHLYARGWKGIYHNEILSNELAAKDLKNYHVQQLRWAEGNISMFFKCNPLITKGLTVPQRICFFSTIFGWLFGLPKFIYLIIPPVAIFTGMNPIQSFDFAFIWRCVLFLCILVFGFEFVTRGYGKIIYCECFNTTNFFVVIKATVRSLFGLFGLKSIFKVTGKGTHESVSISDIIPQLIICLFCFSGAVWGGLKLYYGMSAAFMGISAAIFWNIANGLLAASVIEKVTKPHQKRNNFRFIGSVPVRYSLMNGTSSVNGLGVTKDINEDGISLVTFTALPIGKKITLYMYLNQTILPCKAIILYKTSSDFIQGRMFVHGVKIEELNENDRDVISLYCFNTILPRFQHKFGKKPSLFLKMLSKVYSKERFRKHVRRKMPLPLFVQSNGNTSLTAVTNDISMTGLSFTSYVPFELGTMLIMEVFTPFGTLAAKGEVRHVREIMVGHSYFVGVKFIELLQSRKHIRRRMSLPLIVRNNENISLTTVTNDISISGLSFTSYVPLELGTKLTMEIFTPFGTLAAKGGIRHTKEIEVGYSYNIGVEFTQFLTAQKNILLDRLRNTTSVAHE
- a CDS encoding sensor domain-containing diguanylate cyclase; the protein is MENSIENTETQYLRSQIAALEQLLVAHEKTALEQTDKLYGEISERKRIEEARKDNEQFLQTLMDSIPAPIFYKNTDGKYMGCNKAFEDFLGMQKEEIIGKTVYEVAPKELAACYYEADLALFRNRGSQVYEARVKPSNSSVRDVVFHKAVFYGHEREIAGLIGIILDITDRKRVEESLRKSEASLANAQRIAHLGNWEWNIVTNELRWSDEVCRIFGLAPLEFGATYEAFLNSVHPDDREFVKESVNKALYEKIPYSINHRIILPDGSERIVHEQAEVIFGDTGEPIQMNGIVQDITELKRTEEALMRRIDTEKAVAGISARLVKFTDFNKAIDVSLADIGRLSGACRVCLFQFCDNGSIMDNTHEWCDEGVIPEIKNLQTAMFPWWMKNLHADNVIYITDVSKMPLEASIEKEFLERQGIKSLLAFPLYIEEKLLGFIRLDNLTTIAAWQEEDVSLVRITSEIIGNAIARKQTEALINYLAYYDTLTNLPNRNLLQDRLQIAMTQAKRTGCIVAIMVLDLDGFKTINDSLGHPVGDLLLKAVAERLTRCIRKGDTIARLGGDEFMVILHDLDHALNAATVANKIIHALQQPFFLNEHKLHTTASIGISIYPLDSDNKDSLIKQADIAMYLSKEHGKDTFRFYNANMNTCI